In the genome of Deinococcus deserti VCD115, one region contains:
- a CDS encoding 1,4-dihydroxy-6-naphthoate synthase — MSATNPSPLPAVLDLGYSLCPNDTFIFHALHAGLVRGPLPVREVLEDVQTLNEWALGGRLPMTKISYRAYFEVMDQYVALRAGGALGRGVGPLIVTRGAAQDLNGRRVASPGALTTAELLLRLVFPEVQVVRMRYDEVMPAVARGEYQGQPLDAGLIIHESRFTYHEHGLKEQLDLGAWWEQDTGLPLPLGAILVRRDLPGDLPWALNTAVRQSLEYAYAHPGASRDYVRQHALELSDEVMQAHIDLYVNAFSLDVGAEGEQAVRELYRRAVEAGAVRPGSQPLFVTPPHGS, encoded by the coding sequence ATCTTTCATGCCCTGCACGCCGGGCTGGTGCGCGGCCCGCTGCCCGTGCGGGAAGTGCTCGAGGATGTCCAGACCCTCAACGAGTGGGCTCTGGGCGGCCGGCTTCCTATGACCAAAATCAGTTACCGGGCCTATTTCGAGGTCATGGACCAGTACGTGGCGCTGCGCGCCGGCGGAGCCCTCGGGCGCGGCGTGGGTCCACTGATCGTGACGCGTGGAGCCGCACAGGACCTCAACGGACGTCGGGTCGCTTCCCCGGGGGCCCTGACGACCGCCGAACTGCTGCTGAGGCTGGTCTTCCCTGAAGTTCAGGTGGTCCGCATGCGTTACGACGAGGTGATGCCAGCCGTCGCCCGCGGTGAGTATCAGGGGCAGCCGCTGGACGCGGGGCTGATCATTCACGAATCGCGCTTCACGTACCACGAACATGGCCTGAAAGAGCAGCTGGATCTGGGAGCGTGGTGGGAACAGGACACCGGCCTGCCCCTGCCGCTGGGCGCCATTCTGGTTCGCCGCGACCTGCCGGGCGACCTGCCCTGGGCGCTGAACACCGCAGTGCGCCAGAGCCTGGAGTACGCCTACGCACACCCCGGCGCTTCACGCGACTACGTGCGCCAGCATGCGCTGGAACTGTCCGACGAGGTCATGCAGGCCCATATCGACCTGTACGTCAACGCTTTCAGCCTGGACGTGGGCGCCGAAGGAGAACAGGCCGTGCGCGAACTGTACCGCCGGGCTGTGGAAGCCGGCGCCGTGCGTCCAGGTTCCCAACCACTCTTTGTTACACCACCTCACGGGAGCTGA